A window of the Streptomyces formicae genome harbors these coding sequences:
- a CDS encoding fructose-specific PTS transporter subunit EIIC, giving the protein MTSPASEQQRKVQLLAVTACPTGIAHTYMAAEKLAQAADALGVEIKVETQGSIGAENVLSDNDVKHADGIIIAADKDVDRSRFVGKRVLAVGVAEGIRHPERLIEQVQSAPVHGAAGAAGAADGGSGGGAGEPVATGGGAGRERSVAYKALMNGVSYMIPFVVVGGLLIAISLALGGHATPEGYAIPEGSFWESVFKIGEIGFQLMVPILSGYIAYAIADRPALVPGMIGGWIANTGALYDSEAGAGFIGAIVTGFLAGYLVLWIKKVKVPKFAQPIMPIIVIPIVATSALGLFFIYVIGKPIAWVFEHLTSWLSGMTGTSAILLGAILGLMIAFDMGGPVNKTAFLFGAGLIATGNQTVMGMCAAAIPVMPLGQGLATLIRRKLYSEQERETGMAALFMGFFGISEGAIPFAAARPAQVIPANMLGGAVAGALAGLASVKDAVPHGGPIVAVLGAVGGVPMFFLAIAAGTVVTAITTNALISIKERGAGRAPAMPPVPVPAGVPVTTVAEPVLAGVGAGSARTSVPAPPTAPAVPTAEPGNEAKAEAEVLSGYLTGQTVKVRLDAREKDAAIREMAAMLATTGRVADPEELVRAAFAREEQGTTGLGEEIAIPHAKTDAVTAPVVGFARSAEGVEWGSLDGTKARLIFMITVPEAAAGDEHLRILAMLSRKLMDADFRERLMAAPDEPAVMTVLAEIQ; this is encoded by the coding sequence GTGACCAGTCCGGCGAGCGAGCAGCAGCGGAAGGTGCAGCTGCTCGCGGTGACGGCCTGCCCGACAGGTATCGCCCACACCTATATGGCCGCGGAGAAACTCGCGCAGGCTGCGGACGCGCTCGGCGTCGAGATCAAGGTGGAGACACAAGGTTCCATCGGAGCCGAGAACGTTCTCTCCGACAACGATGTCAAACACGCGGACGGCATCATCATCGCCGCCGACAAGGATGTCGACCGCAGCCGCTTCGTGGGGAAGCGGGTGCTGGCCGTCGGGGTGGCCGAGGGCATCCGTCACCCGGAGCGGCTGATCGAGCAGGTGCAGAGCGCGCCCGTGCACGGGGCGGCCGGGGCCGCCGGTGCGGCCGACGGCGGCAGCGGCGGTGGTGCCGGCGAGCCGGTCGCCACGGGCGGCGGCGCCGGCCGGGAGCGGAGCGTCGCGTACAAGGCGCTGATGAACGGCGTCTCGTACATGATCCCGTTCGTCGTGGTCGGCGGGCTGCTGATCGCCATCTCGCTGGCGCTCGGCGGGCATGCGACGCCGGAGGGCTACGCGATCCCGGAGGGCTCGTTCTGGGAGAGCGTCTTCAAGATCGGTGAGATCGGTTTCCAGCTGATGGTGCCGATCCTGTCCGGGTACATCGCGTACGCCATCGCGGACCGGCCGGCGCTGGTCCCCGGCATGATCGGCGGCTGGATCGCGAACACCGGGGCGCTGTACGACTCCGAAGCGGGCGCCGGCTTCATCGGCGCGATCGTGACCGGCTTCCTCGCCGGCTATCTGGTGCTGTGGATCAAGAAGGTCAAGGTCCCGAAGTTCGCCCAGCCGATCATGCCGATCATCGTGATCCCGATCGTGGCGACGTCGGCGCTCGGACTCTTCTTCATCTACGTCATCGGCAAGCCGATCGCCTGGGTCTTCGAGCATCTGACCAGCTGGCTCAGCGGGATGACGGGCACGAGCGCGATCCTGCTCGGCGCGATTCTGGGCCTCATGATCGCCTTCGACATGGGCGGGCCGGTCAACAAGACGGCGTTCCTGTTCGGCGCGGGGCTCATCGCGACCGGCAACCAGACGGTCATGGGCATGTGTGCGGCGGCCATCCCGGTCATGCCGCTCGGCCAGGGGCTCGCCACGCTGATCCGGCGCAAGCTGTACTCCGAGCAGGAGCGCGAGACCGGCATGGCGGCGCTGTTCATGGGCTTCTTCGGGATCTCCGAGGGTGCGATTCCGTTCGCCGCGGCGCGGCCTGCGCAGGTGATTCCGGCGAACATGCTGGGCGGTGCGGTGGCGGGTGCCCTCGCGGGGCTCGCGAGCGTGAAGGACGCGGTGCCGCACGGTGGTCCCATCGTGGCCGTGCTGGGCGCCGTCGGCGGCGTGCCGATGTTCTTCCTGGCCATCGCGGCCGGCACCGTGGTCACGGCGATCACCACGAACGCGCTGATCAGCATCAAGGAGCGGGGTGCCGGACGCGCCCCGGCCATGCCGCCGGTGCCCGTTCCGGCCGGGGTGCCGGTTACGACCGTGGCGGAGCCGGTGCTCGCGGGTGTGGGTGCCGGTAGCGCCCGTACGTCTGTGCCCGCTCCCCCAACTGCCCCCGCTGTCCCCACTGCCGAGCCCGGCAACGAGGCCAAAGCCGAAGCCGAGGTGCTCTCCGGTTACCTCACCGGGCAGACCGTGAAGGTGCGGCTCGACGCCCGCGAGAAGGACGCCGCCATCCGCGAGATGGCGGCGATGCTCGCGACGACCGGCAGGGTCGCGGACCCCGAGGAGCTGGTGCGGGCCGCGTTCGCCCGCGAGGAGCAGGGGACGACCGGCCTTGGCGAGGAGATCGCCATCCCGCACGCCAAGACGGACGCGGTCACCGCCCCCGTCGTCGGCTTCGCCCGCTCGGCCGAGGGTGTGGAGTGGGGCTCGCTCGACGGCACGAAGGCCCGGCTGATCTTCATGATCACGGTGCCGGAGGCCGCGGCGGGCGACGAGCACCTGCGGATCCTGGCGATGCTGTCGCGCAAGCTGATGGACGCGGACTTCCGGGAGCGGCTGATGGCCGCGCCGGACGAGCCCGCGGTCATGACGGTGCTGGCGGAGATCCAGTAG
- a CDS encoding cation diffusion facilitator family transporter — protein sequence MSASGGTKAIVAALAANLAIAVAKFVAFLFSGSSSMLAESVHSLADSGNQGLLLLGGKKAKREATPEHPFGYGRERYIYAFLVSIVLFSVGGMFAIYEGYEKINHPHAIEDWYWPIGVLVFAIIAETFSFRTAIKESNVLRGRRSWKEFVRHAKAPELPVVLLEDLGALVGLILALGGVGLALLTGNGVWDGIGTLCIGVLLILIALVLAAETKSLLLGEAAGVEDVEKIKAAVVAGDDVTGIIHMRTLHLGPEELLVAAKVAVRHDNTAAQVAEAINAAEERIRTAVPIARVIYLEPDVYSETAAAAGPDPAKTPGGPGPGTAH from the coding sequence ATGAGCGCGTCAGGCGGAACCAAGGCCATCGTGGCGGCACTTGCCGCGAACCTCGCGATCGCTGTAGCCAAGTTCGTGGCGTTCCTCTTCAGCGGCTCCTCGTCGATGCTCGCGGAGAGCGTCCACTCGCTCGCCGACTCGGGCAACCAGGGCCTGCTGCTCCTCGGCGGCAAGAAGGCCAAGCGCGAGGCCACCCCGGAGCACCCGTTCGGCTACGGCCGTGAGCGCTACATCTACGCCTTCCTCGTCTCGATCGTCCTCTTCTCGGTCGGCGGCATGTTCGCCATCTACGAGGGCTACGAGAAGATCAACCACCCGCACGCCATCGAGGACTGGTACTGGCCGATCGGCGTACTCGTCTTCGCGATCATCGCGGAGACCTTCTCCTTCCGCACGGCCATCAAGGAGTCCAACGTCCTGCGGGGCAGGCGCTCCTGGAAGGAGTTCGTCCGCCACGCCAAGGCCCCCGAGCTCCCGGTCGTCCTCCTGGAGGACCTCGGCGCGCTCGTCGGCCTGATCCTCGCGCTCGGTGGCGTCGGGCTCGCCCTCCTCACCGGCAACGGCGTCTGGGACGGCATCGGCACGCTCTGCATCGGCGTCCTGCTCATCCTGATCGCGCTCGTCCTCGCGGCCGAGACCAAGTCGCTGCTCCTCGGCGAGGCGGCCGGCGTGGAGGACGTCGAGAAGATCAAGGCGGCGGTCGTCGCCGGCGACGACGTCACCGGCATCATCCACATGCGCACGCTTCACCTCGGCCCGGAGGAGCTGCTGGTCGCCGCCAAGGTCGCCGTACGGCACGACAACACGGCCGCCCAGGTCGCCGAGGCCATCAACGCCGCCGAGGAGCGCATCCGGACCGCTGTCCCGATCGCCCGCGTCATCTACCTGGAGCCGGACGTCTACAGCGAGACGGCTGCCGCGGCCGGCCCGGACCCGGCCAAGACCCCGGGCGGCCCGGGACCGGGCACGGCGCACTGA
- the manA gene encoding mannose-6-phosphate isomerase, class I, which produces MDRLSNTVRPYAWGSTTLIPELLGTAPTGEPQAEMWMGAHPGAPSGTDRGALHHLIAADPVRELGADSAGKFGPRLPFLLKLLAAGAPLSLQVHPDLAQAKEGYAAEERAGIPIDAPHRNYKDDNHKPELVCALTPFDGLCGFRPPVEAADFLDGLGIDSLKPYGDLLHAHPEEAALREVLTAVLSADREEMAHTVTEAAAAAEHLGGAYAPYAVIAHHFPGDPGVIAAMLLNHVRLQPGEALFLGAGVPHAYLGGLGVEIMANSDNVLRCGLTPKHVDVPELLRIVRFEASDPGVLRPEASPSGEEVYETPVDEFRLSRYVRAEGADPTDVTAPTPQILLATAGRPKASGPTGEFTLAPGESVFVPAGETAELSGTGTVFRATVVA; this is translated from the coding sequence ATGGACCGCCTCTCCAACACCGTGCGCCCCTACGCCTGGGGTTCCACGACCCTCATCCCGGAACTCCTCGGCACCGCCCCCACCGGCGAACCGCAGGCCGAGATGTGGATGGGCGCCCACCCCGGGGCGCCCTCCGGCACCGACCGCGGTGCCCTGCACCACCTCATCGCCGCCGACCCCGTACGCGAACTCGGCGCGGACTCCGCCGGCAAGTTCGGCCCCCGCCTCCCGTTCCTGCTCAAGCTGCTCGCGGCCGGCGCCCCGCTCTCCCTCCAGGTCCACCCCGACCTCGCCCAGGCGAAGGAGGGGTACGCCGCCGAAGAGCGCGCCGGCATCCCGATCGACGCGCCCCACCGCAACTACAAGGACGACAACCACAAGCCCGAGCTGGTCTGCGCCCTCACCCCGTTCGACGGCCTGTGCGGCTTCCGTCCGCCCGTCGAGGCCGCCGACTTCCTCGACGGCCTCGGCATCGACTCGCTCAAGCCGTACGGCGACCTCCTCCACGCCCACCCCGAGGAGGCCGCCCTCCGCGAGGTCCTCACCGCCGTCCTCAGCGCCGACCGTGAGGAGATGGCCCACACCGTCACCGAGGCCGCGGCCGCCGCGGAACACCTCGGCGGCGCCTACGCCCCGTACGCCGTGATCGCGCACCACTTCCCCGGTGACCCGGGCGTCATCGCCGCCATGCTGCTCAACCACGTACGGCTCCAGCCCGGAGAGGCCCTCTTCCTCGGCGCCGGCGTCCCGCACGCGTACCTCGGCGGTCTCGGCGTCGAGATCATGGCCAACTCCGACAACGTGCTGCGCTGCGGACTGACCCCCAAGCACGTGGACGTGCCCGAACTCCTGCGCATCGTCCGCTTCGAGGCGTCCGACCCCGGCGTGCTGCGCCCGGAGGCGTCCCCCTCCGGCGAGGAGGTGTACGAGACGCCGGTCGACGAGTTCCGGCTCTCCCGCTACGTACGGGCGGAAGGCGCGGATCCCACCGACGTCACCGCCCCCACCCCCCAGATCCTGCTGGCGACGGCGGGCCGGCCGAAGGCCTCCGGCCCCACGGGCGAGTTCACGCTCGCCCCGGGTGAGTCGGTCTTCGTCCCGGCGGGCGAAACGGCCGAACTGTCCGGTACGGGCACCGTCTTCCGCGCCACCGTGGTGGCCTGA
- a CDS encoding SIS domain-containing protein codes for MLDESLLDAPEALARADRRGLLRGAAEAGARVRTAARHAAEAGIAELTPEGRPRVVLIAGPGTAANGVADLVAALAGPTAPVTRLDPTGVAPAAGALRWALPGWAGSVDLLLIVTTDGTEPGLALLAEQAYRRGCTVVAVAPQRSPLSEAVDGVHGLVVPMATAPYELYEETQAAASPGALWALFTPLLALLDRVGLLTAPPDALQSVADRLDATAERCGPAIATYSNPAKTLAAELADTLPLIWTEGTAAPVGRRFAAVLAELAGLPALSAQLPEALPAHGVLLAGDFAAGADPDDFFRDRVDEPQALRARVLLLHDRADGGLTSAPAARELALSHDTAISELVPEEGSELETLAELLAVTDFAAGYLALATGGHA; via the coding sequence ATGCTCGACGAGTCACTCCTCGATGCCCCGGAAGCCCTCGCCCGCGCCGACCGCCGCGGTCTGCTCCGCGGCGCCGCGGAGGCCGGGGCACGCGTCCGTACCGCCGCCCGGCACGCCGCCGAGGCCGGTATCGCCGAGCTGACGCCCGAAGGCCGCCCCCGTGTCGTCCTCATCGCGGGCCCCGGCACCGCCGCCAACGGCGTCGCGGACCTCGTCGCGGCACTCGCCGGACCCACCGCGCCGGTCACCCGGCTGGACCCCACCGGCGTGGCACCCGCCGCCGGCGCCCTGCGCTGGGCGCTCCCCGGCTGGGCCGGCTCGGTGGACCTGCTGCTCATCGTCACCACCGACGGCACCGAGCCGGGCCTCGCCCTCCTCGCCGAGCAGGCGTACCGCCGCGGCTGCACCGTCGTCGCCGTCGCCCCGCAGCGCTCCCCGCTCTCCGAGGCCGTCGACGGCGTCCACGGGCTCGTCGTCCCGATGGCGACCGCCCCGTACGAGCTGTACGAGGAGACCCAGGCCGCGGCCAGCCCCGGCGCGCTCTGGGCGCTGTTCACCCCGCTGCTCGCGCTCCTCGACCGCGTCGGCCTGCTCACCGCGCCCCCGGACGCCCTCCAGAGCGTCGCCGACCGTCTCGACGCCACCGCCGAGCGCTGCGGCCCGGCCATCGCGACCTACAGCAATCCCGCCAAGACGCTCGCCGCGGAGCTCGCCGACACCCTCCCGCTCATCTGGACCGAGGGCACCGCAGCCCCCGTCGGCCGCCGGTTCGCCGCCGTGCTGGCCGAACTCGCCGGCCTTCCCGCCCTCTCGGCCCAGCTCCCCGAGGCGCTGCCGGCCCACGGCGTGCTGCTCGCGGGGGACTTCGCGGCGGGTGCCGACCCCGATGACTTCTTCCGGGACCGCGTCGATGAACCCCAGGCCCTGCGCGCCCGCGTCCTGCTGCTGCACGACCGCGCCGACGGCGGTCTCACCTCGGCCCCGGCCGCCCGCGAGCTGGCCCTCAGCCATGACACGGCCATCAGCGAGCTGGTGCCGGAGGAGGGCAGCGAGCTGGAGACCCTGGCCGAGCTCCTCGCCGTGACCGACTTCGCCGCGGGCTATCTGGCCCTGGCGACCGGCGGCCACGCCTGA
- a CDS encoding Trm112 family protein, translating into MPLEAGLLEILACPACHAPLSDETAADTPELICTGRDCGLGYPVRDGIPVLLVDEARRPA; encoded by the coding sequence ATGCCGCTCGAAGCCGGTCTCCTGGAGATCCTCGCCTGCCCGGCCTGCCACGCCCCGCTCAGCGACGAAACGGCGGCCGACACGCCCGAGCTGATCTGCACCGGCAGGGACTGCGGCCTGGGCTATCCCGTACGTGACGGGATCCCCGTCCTCCTCGTCGACGAGGCCCGCCGCCCCGCGTAA